One segment of Paenibacillus sp. FSL R7-0337 DNA contains the following:
- a CDS encoding SDR family oxidoreductase translates to MNIKGKWSLVTGASSGIGEQFARQLAKEGSHLVLVARSKVKLDALAAELTRSHGIQCRVIPKDLSLEGAAGELYQQCQQLGLNIDLLVNNAGFATHGLFEQVSGERQHEEVMLNVAAVVDMTHLFLPGMLHRGAGAVINVSSTAGFQPLPYMAVYGATKAFVLSFTDALYWENRDRGVQFFALCPGSTETNFFNVVGTEDASVGGAKDSPERVVALTLRAMARGKQYVVPGLRNYLSAQITRFMTRRQSLRLVGGMLRPTNPKENV, encoded by the coding sequence ATGAATATTAAAGGGAAATGGTCATTGGTCACCGGAGCCTCTTCGGGAATCGGAGAACAGTTTGCAAGACAATTAGCCAAGGAGGGCAGTCATCTGGTGCTTGTAGCCAGATCCAAAGTCAAACTGGATGCACTCGCAGCCGAATTGACCCGAAGCCATGGAATTCAGTGCCGGGTGATTCCCAAGGACCTATCGCTCGAAGGCGCTGCCGGAGAGCTGTACCAGCAATGCCAGCAGCTTGGCCTGAATATCGATCTGCTGGTGAACAATGCGGGTTTTGCCACCCATGGCCTGTTCGAGCAGGTCTCCGGCGAGCGCCAGCATGAAGAGGTCATGCTCAACGTAGCCGCTGTAGTCGATATGACGCATCTCTTCCTTCCCGGAATGCTCCACAGAGGAGCAGGCGCTGTGATCAATGTATCGTCTACCGCAGGCTTTCAGCCGCTGCCTTATATGGCCGTCTATGGGGCGACCAAAGCTTTTGTCTTGTCCTTCACCGATGCCCTCTACTGGGAGAATCGTGATCGCGGCGTCCAATTCTTCGCCCTGTGTCCAGGCTCGACGGAGACCAATTTCTTCAACGTGGTGGGCACGGAGGATGCCTCTGTCGGCGGCGCGAAGGACTCACCGGAGCGGGTAGTGGCCCTTACACTGCGCGCTATGGCCAGAGGAAAACAGTACGTTGTTCCGGGGCTCCGCAATTACCTGAGTGCCCAGATTACCCGGTTCATGACCCGCAGACAAAGCCTGCGCTTGGTCGGTGGTATGCTTCGCCCTACAAACCCTAAGGAGAATGTGTAA
- a CDS encoding SRPBCC domain-containing protein — protein sequence MSETMVSRVEGLELVLERVFAAPHELVFKVFTEAEHLKQWWGPRGWIVPFCSVDFRPGGIWHYCMKCVDEKQGEFFGMESWGKGIYHEITDGESFVYTDYFSDAKGNETEGMPSTLVSMIFEETEGGRTKLISRSKYESEEALRTVMDMGMIQGITETWDRLGEHLQSIQ from the coding sequence ATGTCTGAGACAATGGTTTCCCGTGTAGAAGGTCTTGAACTGGTTCTGGAACGTGTATTCGCCGCCCCGCATGAGCTTGTATTCAAAGTGTTCACTGAAGCTGAGCATCTGAAGCAGTGGTGGGGGCCGCGCGGCTGGATCGTTCCCTTCTGCAGCGTTGATTTTCGTCCGGGCGGTATTTGGCATTACTGTATGAAGTGTGTCGATGAGAAGCAGGGGGAATTCTTCGGAATGGAATCCTGGGGCAAGGGCATCTATCATGAAATCACTGATGGCGAGAGCTTTGTCTACACCGATTACTTCTCGGATGCCAAAGGCAATGAAACCGAAGGAATGCCGTCTACTTTGGTCAGCATGATCTTTGAAGAGACGGAGGGGGGCAGAACGAAGCTGATCAGCCGCTCGAAGTATGAGTCCGAAGAAGCGCTCCGCACGGTTATGGATATGGGGATGATTCAGGGAATTACCGAAACCTGGGACCGTCTCGGGGAGCATCTGCAGTCGATTCAGTAA
- a CDS encoding Imm51 family immunity protein yields MDKVLLAQVKRWHDKNEYQQIVDRLLEIPPEARDYECISQLGRAYNNLGDYDKALELLLSIAEEGKEDSLWHFRAGYSYYYLNQYEQAVQAFARADELEPGDGDIQNMLEYSREGAQREAREQARRAEAIHNAKLLRESGGRDLGSFLDFCADFWEDSDYALKSYVSPLPSDELIVSVEEELGYKLPASYIAMMKQHNGGIPRNTCFPVTESTSWAEDHVAISGIAGIGRDKSYSLCGDLGSRFMIEEWGYPDIGVVFGDCPSAGHDVIMLDYRHCGPEGEPEVIHVDQEGNYEITFLAPDFETFIRGLVNDEVFDTSEEDKEDDLKTVASGAFSPLLQELCDKVTEVDDIEGIIRRICTAIVEEKGHFSLHADERSTLMYDLQFWLYTRVYPNTSRDQYLEVYSKMIAFGGEFSTGGYAPGFITDWLDDRVRQDMIVKTNGTLRFTDEAKEQLLKKLKEAESAGAADLKPFIIVEQDNGGKSVILNAGSYKTEVFAAREDEGFEGNGYDWASLAAVFLEEQMPELSGIVRFDPEAGMFCAYSSDGEALVKFATAFKRACEDDALIRDLFSRAELD; encoded by the coding sequence ATGGATAAGGTATTGCTTGCACAAGTGAAGCGTTGGCATGACAAGAATGAATATCAGCAGATTGTGGACCGTCTTCTGGAGATTCCACCAGAGGCAAGAGATTATGAATGTATCAGCCAATTGGGCAGAGCTTATAACAACCTGGGAGATTACGACAAAGCGCTGGAGCTGCTGCTCAGCATTGCAGAGGAAGGCAAAGAGGATTCGCTTTGGCATTTTCGCGCAGGGTACTCCTACTATTATCTGAATCAGTACGAGCAGGCGGTCCAAGCGTTTGCACGTGCAGATGAACTGGAGCCGGGAGACGGAGATATCCAGAACATGCTGGAGTACAGCCGGGAAGGCGCGCAGCGTGAGGCCAGAGAGCAGGCCAGGCGTGCCGAAGCGATACATAATGCTAAATTACTCAGAGAGAGCGGCGGCAGAGACCTAGGGTCTTTCCTTGATTTTTGTGCCGATTTCTGGGAAGACAGCGATTATGCCCTGAAGTCGTACGTGTCCCCGCTGCCCAGTGATGAGCTGATTGTTTCTGTGGAGGAAGAGCTGGGCTATAAGCTGCCGGCCTCTTACATCGCCATGATGAAGCAGCATAACGGGGGGATTCCCCGCAATACCTGTTTCCCGGTGACTGAATCTACATCCTGGGCTGAGGATCATGTTGCTATCTCGGGAATAGCCGGAATCGGCCGTGACAAAAGCTACTCCCTCTGCGGAGACCTGGGAAGCCGCTTCATGATTGAGGAGTGGGGTTACCCCGATATTGGCGTGGTCTTCGGAGACTGTCCTTCTGCCGGACATGATGTCATCATGCTGGATTACCGCCACTGCGGGCCGGAGGGTGAACCTGAGGTGATTCATGTGGATCAGGAGGGCAACTATGAGATTACGTTCCTGGCCCCTGACTTCGAGACCTTTATCCGTGGGCTGGTGAACGATGAGGTGTTTGATACCTCGGAAGAGGATAAGGAGGATGACCTGAAGACAGTGGCGTCCGGTGCGTTCTCACCGCTGCTGCAGGAGCTGTGCGACAAGGTTACGGAAGTGGACGATATAGAGGGCATTATCCGCAGGATCTGCACCGCCATTGTGGAGGAGAAGGGCCATTTCTCTCTTCATGCGGACGAGCGGTCCACCTTGATGTATGATCTGCAATTCTGGCTCTATACCCGCGTCTACCCGAATACGAGCCGTGACCAATATCTTGAGGTGTATTCCAAAATGATCGCGTTCGGCGGTGAATTCAGCACTGGCGGATATGCCCCGGGCTTCATCACGGACTGGCTGGACGACCGTGTCCGCCAAGACATGATCGTGAAGACGAACGGGACGCTCCGGTTCACGGATGAGGCAAAGGAACAGTTATTGAAGAAGCTGAAGGAGGCGGAATCGGCGGGAGCTGCGGATCTGAAGCCTTTTATTATCGTGGAGCAGGATAACGGCGGCAAGTCCGTGATTCTGAATGCAGGAAGCTATAAGACGGAGGTATTCGCCGCACGGGAAGACGAGGGCTTCGAGGGCAACGGATATGATTGGGCCTCTCTGGCTGCGGTCTTCCTGGAGGAGCAGATGCCTGAGCTATCCGGAATTGTCCGCTTCGATCCGGAGGCCGGTATGTTCTGCGCCTATTCCTCTGACGGTGAGGCACTGGTCAAGTTCGCCACTGCCTTCAAGCGGGCCTGTGAGGATGACGCGCTCATCCGCGATCTGTTCTCGCGCGCGGAGCTGGATTAG
- a CDS encoding RidA family protein — protein sequence MGGITRHDVNEEYAYSGLVEAGDFIFLSFCVGNVGGTVEEQVEGALNDMSDRLGQVGLTLTDVVKVDILLRDVWEIPVMEEVFKRRFQGKYPARKTISTEFAHVGGPDGLKVQIDGIAYRPRV from the coding sequence ATGGGCGGGATCACCAGACATGATGTGAATGAGGAGTATGCATACTCCGGTTTAGTAGAGGCGGGGGATTTTATTTTCCTGAGCTTCTGTGTGGGCAATGTGGGCGGAACGGTGGAAGAGCAGGTGGAAGGTGCGCTGAATGATATGAGTGATCGTCTCGGACAGGTGGGACTTACACTCACAGATGTGGTGAAAGTGGACATTCTGCTGCGGGATGTGTGGGAGATTCCGGTTATGGAAGAGGTATTCAAGCGCAGATTCCAAGGCAAGTACCCTGCCCGCAAAACGATCTCCACCGAGTTCGCGCATGTGGGCGGTCCGGATGGACTTAAGGTCCAGATCGACGGCATAGCATACCGACCGCGCGTGTAG
- a CDS encoding nucleotidyltransferase family protein → MIALILAAGYATRLYPLTLDTPKPLLPVQGSRTILDLLAARLEVLEEISEILVVTNERFYLAFEQWAGQYQGSKRVRILNDGTSSPEGRLGAIGDIQFVLEQEQPQEDLLVLAGDNVLGFGLAGYLDYFHKVDTDCILVRTVDDPAELRSIGVAELDAQNRVLSLEEKPQAPRSNIGVFALYIYKRSTLPLFSRYLAEGGNPDAPTYFPEWLHSRQEMRAYYTEGTVEDVGTPEAYAQMRARLEEQAE, encoded by the coding sequence ATGATCGCATTAATCTTGGCTGCGGGGTATGCCACCCGTCTGTATCCGTTAACGCTAGACACCCCGAAGCCGCTGCTGCCGGTGCAGGGAAGCCGGACGATTCTGGATCTGCTGGCCGCGCGGCTGGAGGTGCTGGAGGAGATTTCGGAGATTCTTGTGGTGACGAATGAGCGTTTCTACCTTGCTTTTGAACAGTGGGCCGGGCAGTACCAAGGGAGCAAGCGGGTTCGTATCCTGAACGACGGCACTTCTTCTCCCGAGGGGCGGTTAGGCGCGATTGGCGATATCCAGTTTGTGCTGGAGCAGGAGCAGCCGCAGGAGGATCTGCTGGTGCTGGCGGGCGATAATGTGCTGGGCTTCGGCCTGGCGGGGTATTTGGACTATTTTCACAAGGTGGATACCGACTGTATTCTGGTGCGGACGGTAGATGATCCGGCGGAGCTGCGCAGTATCGGTGTGGCGGAGCTGGATGCGCAGAATAGGGTCTTGTCCCTGGAGGAAAAGCCGCAGGCGCCCCGCTCGAACATTGGCGTATTCGCGCTGTACATCTACAAACGTTCTACGCTGCCGCTGTTCTCCCGTTATCTGGCGGAAGGGGGCAACCCGGATGCGCCGACTTATTTTCCCGAATGGCTGCATTCCCGTCAGGAGATGCGGGCCTACTATACGGAGGGCACGGTAGAGGATGTCGGCACCCCGGAGGCCTATGCACAGATGCGGGCGAGGCTGGAGGAACAGGCAGAGTAA
- a CDS encoding TetR/AcrR family transcriptional regulator has protein sequence MLLVNNIDNRMKVIPIHNEDKSSPSTGRTLKTYQEARLQNTENLRKLVVDAAAAILQEEGPEAVTVRRVSQRMGCSTKIIYSLFVNKEGLAQQLYLEGCKLLALRFEEVPPHADLQQHLLELGEAFWQFGQDYSSYYKLMFGGAFAEFKPDAESMQGTLTAIRRLQVLIITAQQQGLISDKEETGALVAAIWSSLHGVIHLYMGGFLGDAVAAHTVYRQTMELLSRALFAASTPDRGADRG, from the coding sequence TTGTTGCTGGTCAATAACATTGATAACCGAATGAAGGTGATTCCTATCCATAACGAAGACAAGTCCTCGCCATCCACGGGCCGGACACTGAAGACCTATCAGGAAGCCCGCCTGCAAAATACGGAGAATCTCCGTAAGCTTGTGGTGGATGCGGCCGCGGCCATTCTGCAGGAAGAGGGGCCGGAGGCCGTCACTGTACGCAGAGTATCGCAAAGAATGGGCTGTTCCACCAAAATTATCTATAGTCTATTTGTTAATAAAGAGGGGCTGGCCCAGCAGTTATATCTTGAAGGTTGTAAGCTGCTGGCCCTGCGGTTTGAAGAGGTGCCGCCGCATGCTGACCTGCAGCAGCATCTGCTGGAACTGGGCGAAGCCTTCTGGCAGTTCGGACAGGATTACAGCAGCTACTACAAGCTGATGTTCGGAGGGGCTTTTGCCGAGTTCAAGCCGGATGCGGAGAGTATGCAGGGAACGTTGACCGCCATACGCCGACTACAGGTTCTAATCATTACCGCCCAGCAGCAGGGGCTTATTTCGGACAAGGAAGAGACCGGGGCTCTTGTCGCCGCCATATGGTCCTCGCTGCATGGTGTAATCCACCTATACATGGGCGGGTTCCTTGGAGATGCCGTAGCCGCCCATACTGTATACAGGCAAACGATGGAGCTGCTGTCCAGAGCCTTATTCGCAGCATCCACACCAGACAGAGGAGCGGATCGAGGATGA
- a CDS encoding Lrp/AsnC family transcriptional regulator: MDHTDKQILFHLQSQARISMTELGKCVGLSQPAVTERVRRMEENGVISGYRTIISPEKIGKHAAAYMLFHSRECTAFMEFCRSSPEVVECYRISGEHNYLLKVMTDSTQALEQFGNECDKYGNYTILIVMSSPIDHKYLIPSLEAAGVNLLE, translated from the coding sequence ATGGACCATACGGATAAGCAGATTCTGTTTCATCTTCAGAGCCAAGCGAGAATATCTATGACGGAACTCGGGAAATGTGTGGGCCTATCACAACCCGCAGTGACAGAAAGAGTTAGACGTATGGAGGAAAACGGGGTAATCAGCGGGTATCGCACCATAATCTCACCGGAGAAGATTGGAAAACATGCGGCCGCCTATATGCTGTTCCACTCCAGAGAATGTACGGCCTTCATGGAATTCTGCCGCTCCTCTCCGGAGGTAGTTGAATGTTATCGAATCAGCGGAGAGCACAACTATCTGTTAAAAGTAATGACCGATTCCACGCAAGCCTTGGAGCAGTTCGGCAATGAATGCGATAAATACGGGAACTATACGATTCTAATTGTGATGTCATCGCCCATAGACCATAAATATCTTATTCCTTCGCTGGAAGCGGCAGGCGTTAACCTGCTCGAATAG
- a CDS encoding SMP-30/gluconolactonase/LRE family protein — protein sequence MSTETNQRKRSAGKHIRRWSLILLGIIVLGIAGFLLMPAPVEPAVWSAPAAPSFEQEGPWKENSKLSSAELVTDRAKFPEFITFDAAGLLYTGDSDGKIYRVAFDAEGKAQPAEVFADTQGTPNGLKFDAAGNLIVADIQKGLLSIDKDGKIEVLATEVDGGPIYLANELDIAQDGMIYFSDTSNYGKVMFKEIAENKPHGRLLRYDPQTRQTTVLLKDLYFANGVALSAEEDFVLVAESYHYQLTRYWLKGPKQGTSDIFAENLAGFPDNITRDAQGHFWVGVFTTRLAFADYMHSHPWVAATMSKVPQSLLNGASAPVKHGLVAEYGPEGELVSSWHDPEGTLYGITTAVSQGGYLYLGTAPGGSQGVHRVLLKP from the coding sequence ATGTCTACAGAAACTAATCAACGCAAACGGTCCGCCGGTAAGCATATCCGCAGATGGAGCTTGATCCTGCTCGGAATAATCGTGCTGGGAATCGCCGGATTCCTGCTGATGCCAGCCCCGGTAGAGCCTGCCGTATGGTCTGCACCTGCCGCCCCTTCTTTTGAGCAGGAGGGCCCTTGGAAAGAGAACAGCAAGCTTAGCTCCGCAGAGCTTGTGACAGATCGCGCGAAGTTCCCGGAATTTATCACTTTTGATGCTGCGGGGCTGCTGTACACGGGCGACTCTGACGGCAAAATATACAGAGTAGCCTTCGATGCGGAAGGTAAGGCGCAGCCAGCCGAAGTGTTCGCCGATACCCAGGGAACACCTAACGGGCTGAAATTCGATGCTGCCGGAAATTTGATTGTGGCGGATATTCAGAAGGGACTGCTGTCGATTGACAAGGATGGGAAGATTGAAGTATTGGCCACTGAAGTGGACGGAGGGCCGATCTATCTGGCGAACGAGCTGGACATCGCGCAGGACGGAATGATCTATTTCTCCGATACCTCTAACTACGGCAAGGTCATGTTCAAAGAGATCGCCGAGAACAAACCGCATGGACGGTTGTTGAGATATGATCCGCAGACCCGGCAGACCACCGTTCTGCTGAAGGATTTATATTTTGCCAATGGGGTCGCATTGTCTGCTGAAGAAGATTTCGTGCTTGTTGCTGAATCGTACCATTACCAGCTGACCCGATACTGGCTGAAGGGGCCCAAGCAAGGCACCTCGGATATTTTCGCGGAGAATCTGGCAGGGTTCCCGGACAATATCACTCGCGACGCTCAGGGACATTTCTGGGTAGGAGTATTCACAACCCGTCTGGCTTTTGCCGATTACATGCATAGTCATCCCTGGGTAGCAGCGACGATGTCCAAGGTGCCACAGTCCCTGTTAAATGGAGCAAGTGCCCCGGTGAAGCACGGACTTGTCGCAGAATACGGCCCCGAAGGCGAGCTTGTGAGCAGCTGGCATGATCCGGAAGGGACCTTGTACGGGATCACCACTGCCGTAAGCCAGGGAGGATATTTATATCTCGGAACGGCACCGGGCGGAAGCCAAGGGGTTCACCGGGTGCTTTTGAAACCGTAA
- a CDS encoding metalloregulator ArsR/SmtB family transcription factor, with product MNTMTFSALAEPTRLRMIEILKDGPMSVGDIAERLALRQPQASKHLRVLLEAGLVEVEAAANRRNYRLRTEPLKAMDAWLEAYRRLWSERFDNLDDYLRQLQSEEE from the coding sequence ATGAACACAATGACATTTAGCGCACTTGCTGAGCCTACGCGGCTGCGGATGATAGAGATCCTGAAAGACGGGCCGATGAGCGTAGGCGATATCGCCGAGCGGCTCGCGCTCCGTCAGCCTCAGGCTTCGAAGCATTTGCGTGTGTTGCTGGAAGCCGGACTGGTTGAGGTGGAAGCGGCGGCTAACCGCCGGAACTACAGGCTGCGTACGGAGCCGCTGAAGGCAATGGATGCCTGGCTGGAAGCTTACCGCAGGCTATGGAGTGAACGCTTCGACAACCTGGATGACTATCTGCGGCAGCTACAGTCCGAAGAAGAATGA